A stretch of Ligilactobacillus faecis DNA encodes these proteins:
- a CDS encoding GntR family transcriptional regulator codes for MSNRPKYAMIADQLIQLILNKEKTTNERFFTEKELALKFAVSRSTIRAALSELEDLKFIAKEKNVGYYVSYEPATYDFAHFYSFSRSGQEQNLAPATEIILFTKTIPNYYVAHMLQLDKNETVYRLERLRLLQGRPVLFEKTFLPARLFPALKRHQLAKNSLYELLAQKYGLQVKHGTEEFFASTITEREATLLSLRPNASCLKILRTAFDQHERPIEFTITTAPSHYFSYKVPLDPDK; via the coding sequence ATGTCGAACCGTCCCAAATATGCTATGATCGCTGATCAATTGATCCAGTTGATCTTAAATAAAGAAAAAACAACAAACGAACGCTTCTTTACTGAAAAAGAATTAGCTTTAAAATTTGCAGTCAGTCGCTCAACGATCCGTGCCGCTTTAAGCGAACTCGAAGATCTTAAATTTATCGCCAAAGAAAAAAATGTTGGTTACTATGTATCTTACGAACCAGCCACATATGACTTTGCTCATTTTTATAGCTTTAGTCGGTCTGGTCAAGAGCAAAATTTAGCGCCTGCAACTGAGATCATTCTTTTTACAAAAACGATCCCCAACTACTATGTCGCCCACATGCTCCAACTCGATAAAAACGAAACAGTTTATCGCTTGGAAAGGTTGCGGCTTTTGCAAGGACGCCCTGTCCTCTTTGAAAAAACATTTTTACCAGCCCGACTTTTCCCAGCCCTTAAACGGCATCAACTCGCCAAAAATTCGCTGTACGAACTTTTGGCACAAAAATACGGACTTCAAGTCAAACACGGGACCGAAGAATTTTTTGCAAGTACGATCACTGAACGAGAAGCCACTTTGCTTTCACTTCGTCCTAACGCTTCTTGTCTTAAGATCTTACGCACGGCCTTTGACCAACATGAACGGCCGATCGAATTTACGATCACAACGGCTCCTTCCCACTATTTTTCTTACAAAGTTCCGCTTGATCCAGATAAATAA
- the nagA gene encoding N-acetylglucosamine-6-phosphate deacetylase, with the protein MNIAKKEQMRHYYLKAKAFLLPSGLQEGGYLEIAAGKFGRHLTFAELPADAKIKDLGEAFVAPGLVETHLHGYLGHDVMDASKEGLAKIGQGLLACGVTSYLPTTLTAPKEKLAQVCRLIAQEKEKLPGAKIQGIYFEGPYFTTEHKGAQDPSYMRAPSLAEFTELQTLAHGAIKKIALAPERKGALEFIQGVVQTGCRVCLGHSAASYEQGLAAVDAGASIFTHTYNGMSGLAHRAPGLVGAAFETQTTYAELICDGHHVHPGAVGALIKAKGPQKVVLITDCMRAGGMPPGDYHLGEFPVTVSAGMVRLKSDHSLAGSVLELFTAVKNLIMWGKASIVEAFLMASYVPALSVGLTDVCGSLTLGHPADFIVVSPTLELEATYLDGHCVYQK; encoded by the coding sequence ATGAATATCGCTAAAAAAGAGCAAATGAGACATTATTATCTCAAAGCCAAAGCATTTTTATTACCAAGTGGTCTACAAGAAGGGGGCTATTTAGAGATCGCTGCTGGTAAATTTGGACGTCATCTCACTTTCGCCGAGCTACCAGCAGATGCTAAGATCAAAGATCTAGGTGAAGCCTTTGTTGCCCCAGGTCTTGTTGAGACGCATCTACATGGCTATTTAGGTCATGACGTGATGGATGCTAGCAAAGAAGGCTTGGCAAAGATCGGTCAAGGACTCTTAGCTTGTGGTGTCACTTCATATTTACCAACGACTTTGACAGCGCCAAAAGAAAAGCTAGCGCAAGTCTGCCGTTTGATCGCTCAGGAAAAAGAAAAACTTCCTGGTGCAAAGATCCAAGGTATCTATTTTGAAGGCCCGTATTTTACCACGGAACATAAAGGAGCCCAAGACCCAAGTTATATGCGTGCTCCGTCGCTAGCTGAATTTACTGAACTGCAGACTTTAGCTCATGGAGCGATCAAGAAGATCGCTTTAGCGCCAGAAAGAAAAGGGGCGCTTGAGTTTATCCAAGGCGTAGTCCAAACTGGGTGTCGTGTTTGCTTAGGGCATAGTGCCGCTAGTTATGAACAAGGACTAGCCGCAGTTGATGCAGGGGCAAGCATCTTTACCCATACGTATAACGGGATGAGTGGGTTAGCACACCGGGCGCCTGGGCTAGTCGGCGCAGCTTTTGAGACCCAAACGACATATGCTGAATTGATCTGTGATGGTCATCACGTTCATCCTGGCGCAGTTGGTGCCTTGATCAAAGCTAAGGGACCACAAAAAGTCGTTTTGATCACTGATTGCATGCGCGCTGGTGGGATGCCTCCGGGAGATTATCATTTAGGTGAATTTCCAGTGACTGTTTCTGCTGGTATGGTCCGTTTAAAATCAGATCACAGCTTAGCAGGGAGTGTTTTAGAACTCTTTACGGCCGTCAAAAATTTGATCATGTGGGGTAAAGCAAGTATTGTCGAAGCATTTTTGATGGCAAGCTATGTTCCAGCTCTAAGTGTCGGGCTTACCGATGTTTGTGGAAGCTTGACCTTAGGACACCCTGCTGATTTTATCGTTGTCAGTCCGACGCTTGAGTTAGAAGCGACTTATCTTGATGGTCATTGTGTTTATCAAAAATAA
- a CDS encoding PTS mannose/fructose/sorbose/N-acetylgalactosamine transporter subunit IIC, giving the protein MTIAWWQILLLTLYAGYQILDELQINSSAGSAVFAGFISGLIMGDLKTGLIIGGGMQLTILGVGTFGGASRIDANSGTVLATAFSVAIGMEPKQAIAALAVPVAALMIQTDVLGRFANTYFVHRIDKDIENFEYKKIERHFLLGAVSWSLSRMIPVFLALAFGGGLVTRVVNYLNTDLKWLGDGLSVAGAVLPAVGFAILLRYLPVKKQFAYLILGFVITALLTTLFGNIQLLGTSVSGLDKTFTGNFNSLPMLAVALIGLGLATISYKNNNNNAPKKTNEQVAQTQDNNEGEGEIEDDEL; this is encoded by the coding sequence ATGACGATCGCATGGTGGCAGATCTTACTTTTGACTTTATATGCTGGCTACCAGATCTTAGATGAGTTACAGATCAACTCGTCGGCTGGTTCGGCAGTTTTTGCCGGTTTTATTTCAGGACTTATCATGGGGGATCTTAAAACAGGTCTGATCATCGGTGGGGGAATGCAGCTTACGATCTTAGGAGTCGGAACTTTTGGAGGCGCTTCCCGGATCGATGCGAACTCGGGAACTGTGTTAGCGACTGCCTTTTCAGTCGCGATCGGGATGGAACCAAAGCAAGCGATCGCCGCTTTAGCTGTACCGGTGGCGGCTTTGATGATCCAGACAGACGTGTTAGGGCGGTTTGCGAATACGTATTTTGTCCATCGGATCGATAAAGATATCGAGAATTTCGAATATAAAAAGATCGAACGCCATTTCTTGCTGGGGGCTGTTTCGTGGTCGCTCTCAAGAATGATCCCAGTCTTTTTAGCTTTAGCCTTTGGTGGCGGGCTTGTGACCCGAGTCGTAAATTATTTGAATACAGATCTTAAATGGTTAGGTGATGGTCTTTCAGTTGCTGGTGCAGTGCTTCCAGCCGTTGGGTTTGCGATCTTATTACGGTACTTGCCAGTCAAAAAGCAATTTGCCTATTTGATCTTAGGTTTTGTGATCACAGCCCTTCTAACCACGCTTTTTGGCAATATCCAACTGCTAGGGACAAGCGTTTCTGGGCTCGACAAGACCTTTACAGGTAACTTTAATAGCTTGCCGATGTTAGCCGTTGCTTTGATCGGACTTGGTCTAGCAACGATCTCGTATAAAAATAACAATAATAATGCTCCAAAGAAGACAAACGAGCAAGTAGCGCAGACACAAGATAATAATGAAGGTGAGGGGGAGATCGAAGATGACGAACTCTAA
- a CDS encoding PTS sugar transporter subunit IIA — protein sequence MRPLVLVSHGELCVELKKSIEMIMGPQPDIHTVALLPNEGQAEFLQKFESVIKKLDDFIVLADLYGGTPCNVVAKEIMAGKPYHLYAGMNMAMIIGYLNASMLGETCDLKKEATAGIVDVNLALKDLLHTNE from the coding sequence ATGCGACCACTAGTCTTAGTCAGTCATGGCGAGCTTTGTGTAGAATTGAAGAAAAGTATCGAGATGATCATGGGTCCTCAACCAGATATCCATACGGTAGCTTTATTACCTAATGAAGGCCAAGCTGAATTTTTACAAAAATTTGAAAGCGTTATAAAAAAGCTCGATGATTTTATCGTCCTTGCTGATCTTTATGGAGGCACACCGTGTAATGTCGTTGCCAAAGAGATCATGGCCGGTAAGCCGTATCATTTATATGCTGGGATGAATATGGCGATGATCATTGGCTATCTCAATGCTTCGATGTTAGGTGAAACTTGTGATCTTAAAAAAGAAGCGACAGCTGGGATCGTTGATGTCAACCTGGCGCTAAAAGATCTGCTCCATACGAATGAATAA
- a CDS encoding PTS system mannose/fructose/sorbose family transporter subunit IID — translation MTNSNKPKTTGYKLTEADFKQINRRSLFGFQLGWNYERMQASGYLYTILPQLRKLYGDGTPELKQMMKLHTQFFNTSNFFNTIVTGIDLALEEEEGVKSAETVNGLKTGLMGPFAAIGDAIFGALIPAIFGAIAANMAQEGNPVGVFIWVAANIFIMVFRWKQLKFAYREGTALVTTMQHRLTALTEAATQLGVFMVGALIATMINVKLTIAPMIGKVSIDFQNNLDMLLPRLLPALIVLAIYWMLGKKNMTSTRAIFIVLLVSIALSALGVIGK, via the coding sequence ATGACGAACTCTAATAAACCAAAAACGACAGGTTATAAGTTGACTGAAGCCGACTTCAAGCAGATCAATCGCCGAAGTCTCTTTGGTTTCCAACTTGGCTGGAACTACGAACGTATGCAAGCTTCGGGGTATCTTTATACGATCTTACCGCAGTTGCGAAAATTATACGGCGATGGCACCCCAGAGCTAAAACAGATGATGAAGCTCCATACCCAATTTTTCAATACGTCGAACTTCTTTAATACGATCGTAACTGGGATCGACTTAGCTTTAGAAGAAGAAGAAGGGGTAAAATCAGCTGAAACTGTCAACGGGCTAAAAACAGGGCTCATGGGACCATTTGCAGCGATCGGGGATGCGATCTTTGGGGCTTTGATCCCGGCGATCTTTGGTGCGATCGCAGCGAATATGGCGCAAGAAGGTAACCCAGTCGGCGTTTTCATCTGGGTCGCAGCTAATATCTTTATCATGGTCTTTCGTTGGAAACAATTAAAATTTGCTTACCGCGAAGGAACAGCTTTAGTGACAACGATGCAACACCGGTTGACAGCTTTGACTGAAGCTGCCACGCAACTAGGGGTCTTCATGGTCGGAGCGCTTATAGCAACGATGATCAATGTCAAATTGACGATCGCACCGATGATCGGAAAAGTATCGATAGATTTTCAAAATAACTTAGATATGTTATTGCCAAGGCTTTTACCAGCTTTGATCGTGCTTGCGATCTATTGGATGCTAGGTAAGAAAAATATGACGTCAACAAGAGCGATCTTTATCGTTTTACTTGTTTCGATCGCGTTATCTGCTTTAGGCGTGATCGGTAAATAA
- a CDS encoding glycoside hydrolase family 35 protein yields MDKFRVQADGFYLNDRKFKLLSGAIHYFRIPRETWKRSLYNLKALGFNTVETYIPWNVHEKSEGVFDFGAVKDFVCLAQKLGLYVIVRPSPYICAEWEFGGFPAWLLTKNVRLRSDDPTYLNYVERYYQHLFQVLTPLQVTHGGPIIMMQLENEYGSFGEDKNYLKQIKRLMEKYGANVPLFTADGAWQATLRAGSLLAEDVLSTGNFGSHVSENLAALRAFQRENGKKQPLVCMEFWDGWFDKWGQEPVVRKQAELVETILQVITQSDGINLYMFHGGTNFGFMNGCSARHEHDTPQITSYDYGALLNEQGDPTPAYFELQKRLAALYPELKQQMPKSSQKLTEKTFTLVQKTSLLTSYDQLGKSTQSKYPKSLEELGTGYGYALYRTQIKRDTLKDERFRIIDARDRVHFFIDDEHIKTQYQEEIGADIYAPLLKPEVKLSVLVENMGRVNYGSKLLASTQKKGLKTGLMVDLHFVSGWEQLAFDLSESPKLDYTRPYLPGTPSFYRYTCQLEKTGACHLDLRGFGKGIVLVNGHNLGRFWEIGPQHSLYLPAEFLHLGENELVVFETEGRYQETIAVRERPVCKKVKEEAK; encoded by the coding sequence ATGGATAAGTTCAGAGTACAAGCAGACGGGTTTTACCTTAACGATAGAAAATTTAAACTTTTATCAGGGGCGATCCATTATTTTAGAATTCCAAGAGAAACTTGGAAACGTTCTTTATACAATCTTAAAGCTTTAGGTTTTAATACGGTCGAAACGTATATTCCTTGGAACGTGCATGAAAAAAGCGAAGGTGTCTTTGATTTTGGCGCCGTAAAAGACTTTGTCTGCTTAGCCCAAAAATTAGGTCTATATGTGATCGTACGCCCCTCTCCTTATATTTGTGCCGAATGGGAATTTGGAGGCTTTCCAGCTTGGTTACTGACAAAAAATGTTCGGCTACGCAGTGATGATCCAACCTATCTCAATTATGTTGAGCGGTACTATCAACACTTATTTCAAGTTTTGACGCCACTCCAAGTGACTCATGGTGGTCCGATCATCATGATGCAACTTGAAAATGAATATGGTTCTTTTGGTGAAGATAAAAATTACTTGAAACAGATCAAGCGTTTGATGGAAAAATATGGTGCAAACGTGCCACTCTTTACCGCTGATGGGGCCTGGCAAGCAACGCTTCGCGCAGGAAGTTTATTAGCAGAAGATGTGCTTTCCACAGGAAACTTTGGTTCACATGTGTCTGAAAACTTAGCGGCTTTACGCGCATTTCAGCGTGAAAATGGCAAGAAACAACCGCTTGTCTGCATGGAATTTTGGGATGGTTGGTTTGATAAATGGGGGCAAGAACCAGTTGTTCGTAAGCAAGCTGAATTAGTTGAAACGATCTTACAAGTCATTACGCAAAGTGATGGGATCAACCTCTACATGTTTCATGGGGGCACTAATTTTGGCTTTATGAATGGCTGTTCAGCCCGACATGAACACGATACGCCCCAGATCACGTCATATGACTACGGCGCTCTATTAAATGAGCAAGGTGATCCTACGCCAGCTTACTTTGAATTGCAAAAGCGGTTGGCTGCTCTCTATCCCGAGCTCAAACAGCAAATGCCGAAAAGCAGTCAAAAACTAACTGAAAAGACATTTACGTTAGTACAAAAGACGAGCCTTTTGACAAGTTATGATCAGTTAGGTAAAAGCACGCAAAGTAAATATCCAAAGTCTTTAGAAGAACTTGGGACGGGGTATGGTTATGCTTTATATCGCACACAGATCAAACGCGATACACTAAAAGATGAACGTTTTCGGATCATCGATGCACGCGATCGGGTGCACTTTTTTATCGATGACGAACACATCAAAACGCAGTATCAAGAAGAGATCGGAGCAGATATCTATGCGCCCCTACTAAAACCAGAAGTAAAGCTGTCGGTCTTAGTTGAAAATATGGGACGTGTCAATTACGGCAGTAAGCTTTTAGCTTCGACTCAGAAAAAAGGCTTAAAGACAGGCTTGATGGTCGATCTGCACTTTGTCTCTGGTTGGGAGCAACTTGCTTTTGATCTAAGTGAAAGTCCAAAGCTCGACTATACGCGTCCTTATCTACCAGGCACGCCGAGTTTTTATCGCTATACATGTCAGTTAGAAAAAACAGGCGCTTGTCATTTAGATCTACGTGGTTTTGGTAAAGGGATCGTTTTAGTAAATGGGCATAATCTAGGACGTTTTTGGGAGATCGGGCCCCAGCATTCACTATATCTACCCGCTGAATTTCTCCACCTTGGAGAAAATGAGCTCGTCGTTTTTGAGACTGAAGGACGTTATCAAGAAACGATCGCAGTTAGAGAAAGACCAGTTTGTAAAAAAGTTAAGGAGGAAGCGAAATGA
- a CDS encoding tagatose 1,6-diphosphate aldolase, which translates to METKLNKLSRLANADGVIAALAIDQRGSLQKMLAKAADKPLSPNALSHFKEIISQEMTAYSSAILLDPEYGLPAAFARSNDCGLLLAYEKTGYDTTAPGRMPDLLSTWSVKRLKETGADAVKFMLYYDTDESFLINSKKQAFVERIGSECVAEGLPFFLELMSYDAHINDTKSEAYARIKPHKVNAMMAEFSKPQYNVDVLKVEVPVEMRFVSGMSTEAPLYSKAEAMRYFKEQVLAANGVPFIFLSAGVSAEMFQETLYFAHDAGSTFNGVLCGRATWKDSIKPFASAGSEAARTWCRTVGRQNIERLNQVLKETATPLPALTGLKNQ; encoded by the coding sequence ATGGAAACAAAGCTCAACAAGTTAAGTCGTTTAGCCAATGCTGACGGCGTGATCGCAGCTTTAGCGATCGATCAACGTGGCTCGTTACAAAAGATGTTAGCCAAAGCAGCTGACAAGCCCCTTAGCCCGAATGCTCTCAGTCATTTCAAAGAGATCATTTCTCAAGAAATGACAGCGTATTCATCAGCGATCTTACTTGATCCCGAATACGGTCTGCCGGCAGCTTTTGCCCGCTCTAACGACTGCGGGCTTTTATTAGCCTATGAAAAAACTGGCTATGATACGACTGCACCTGGACGGATGCCAGACTTACTCTCGACCTGGTCTGTCAAACGCTTAAAAGAAACGGGGGCCGATGCTGTTAAATTCATGCTTTATTACGATACAGATGAATCTTTTTTGATCAACAGCAAAAAGCAAGCTTTTGTTGAACGGATCGGAAGCGAATGCGTCGCTGAAGGGTTGCCATTTTTCCTTGAGCTGATGTCTTATGATGCCCACATCAACGATACAAAAAGTGAAGCTTATGCGCGGATCAAACCGCATAAAGTCAACGCGATGATGGCTGAATTTTCTAAGCCACAATATAACGTCGATGTCTTGAAAGTTGAAGTTCCCGTTGAGATGCGCTTTGTGAGTGGGATGTCAACTGAAGCGCCACTTTATTCTAAAGCAGAAGCAATGCGCTACTTTAAAGAGCAAGTTTTAGCTGCAAACGGCGTCCCGTTTATCTTCTTGAGCGCTGGGGTCTCGGCCGAGATGTTCCAAGAAACGCTTTATTTTGCGCATGACGCCGGCTCGACTTTCAACGGTGTTTTATGTGGGCGTGCCACTTGGAAAGATAGCATCAAACCTTTTGCCAGCGCAGGCAGTGAAGCTGCACGTACTTGGTGTCGGACCGTGGGGCGTCAAAATATCGAACGTTTGAACCAAGTTTTAAAAGAGACCGCCACGCCACTTCCAGCATTGACTGGTCTTAAAAATCAATAA
- a CDS encoding PTS system mannose/fructose/N-acetylgalactosamine-transporter subunit IIB: MSIIAVRIDGRLIHGQVANLWTTKLNITRIMVVDDQVAQSAIEKSGLKLATPAGVKLSVLPYAKAAQNILAGRYDSQRLLIVAKKPHYLLKLVEEGVLIEEINVGNMSQNETTRQITRSINVDDHDVEDFKRLDEKGVRLIAQMVPADDAKNFMAMLKEKEGE; encoded by the coding sequence ATGAGTATTATCGCAGTACGGATCGATGGTCGTTTGATCCACGGCCAAGTAGCAAATCTTTGGACCACTAAATTAAATATCACGCGGATCATGGTCGTAGATGATCAAGTCGCGCAAAGCGCGATCGAAAAAAGTGGACTCAAATTAGCGACTCCTGCTGGAGTCAAGCTCAGTGTTTTGCCATACGCTAAAGCTGCCCAAAATATTTTAGCAGGACGCTATGATTCTCAAAGGCTCTTGATCGTAGCTAAAAAGCCACATTACCTCTTGAAACTCGTTGAAGAAGGCGTTTTGATCGAAGAGATCAACGTTGGGAACATGTCTCAAAATGAAACAACGCGTCAGATCACGCGTTCGATCAATGTTGATGACCATGATGTCGAAGACTTCAAGCGCTTAGATGAAAAAGGGGTCCGTTTGATCGCCCAAATGGTCCCAGCTGATGATGCTAAAAACTTTATGGCGATGTTGAAAGAAAAGGAAGGTGAGTAA
- the agaS gene encoding SIS domain-containing protein, with amino-acid sequence MFFKSEAELEKLGAAITTKEIKQQPILWEETYTLWQKAAPAFEQMVTELLQSTAKKVRVIFTGAGTSQYVGDTLVPYLTRIGATERLEFLSFGTTDIVSAPEDHLLADEPTLLVSFARSGNSPESKATIELAQKIVKDLRNLIITCAPQGDLAKAGQADKQSLVVLMPSASNDQGFAMTGSFTCMLLAGALFFDQTSADQKAQFVQTAVKLGQMILTKEAELQALVDLDFTRIVYLGSGSLRGLSREAQLKILELTHGQIATVFDSSMGFRHGPKSFVAPKTLVCGFIANDPYTQKYDLDILEEIKADQIALAVVALGQEANKFSGQSIVYGEQDLLLPEVYLALPDILVAQALALLTAVKIGNTPDTPSPSGTVNRVVKGVLLHEYR; translated from the coding sequence ATGTTTTTTAAAAGTGAAGCAGAATTAGAAAAACTTGGAGCTGCGATCACGACGAAAGAGATCAAACAACAGCCGATCTTATGGGAAGAAACGTATACTTTGTGGCAAAAAGCAGCCCCAGCTTTTGAGCAGATGGTGACTGAACTATTGCAAAGCACAGCTAAAAAAGTCCGGGTGATCTTTACTGGAGCTGGTACGTCACAATATGTCGGTGATACGCTCGTACCATATTTGACACGCATAGGTGCCACCGAACGGCTGGAATTTTTGAGCTTTGGTACGACGGATATCGTCTCGGCGCCTGAAGATCATTTACTTGCAGATGAACCGACGCTTCTAGTGTCCTTTGCACGTAGTGGCAATAGCCCTGAGAGTAAAGCTACGATCGAGCTTGCACAAAAGATCGTTAAAGATCTGCGCAACTTGATCATTACTTGTGCGCCCCAAGGTGATCTGGCCAAAGCAGGTCAAGCAGATAAGCAGAGTTTAGTCGTTTTGATGCCGAGTGCTTCTAACGATCAAGGTTTTGCGATGACGGGTTCTTTTACATGCATGCTTTTAGCGGGGGCGCTGTTTTTTGATCAAACAAGTGCAGATCAAAAAGCACAGTTTGTCCAAACGGCGGTCAAACTTGGGCAAATGATCTTAACAAAAGAAGCAGAGCTCCAAGCTTTAGTTGACCTTGATTTTACGCGGATCGTTTACTTAGGTTCAGGTAGTTTACGCGGATTGAGTCGCGAAGCTCAGTTGAAGATCTTAGAACTGACGCACGGCCAGATCGCTACAGTTTTTGATTCTTCAATGGGCTTTCGCCATGGGCCAAAGTCTTTTGTCGCTCCTAAAACACTTGTCTGTGGCTTTATCGCCAATGATCCGTATACGCAAAAATATGATCTTGATATATTAGAAGAGATCAAAGCCGATCAGATCGCTTTAGCTGTTGTTGCTTTAGGTCAAGAAGCAAATAAATTTAGTGGGCAAAGCATCGTTTATGGCGAACAAGACTTGCTTTTACCAGAAGTCTATCTTGCTTTACCTGATATTTTAGTGGCGCAAGCGTTAGCGTTGTTGACTGCGGTCAAGATCGGCAACACACCTGATACTCCTTCCCCAAGTGGTACAGTCAATCGCGTCGTCAAAGGGGTCTTATTACATGAATATCGCTAA